The Desmonostoc muscorum LEGE 12446 genome includes a region encoding these proteins:
- a CDS encoding nuclear transport factor 2 family protein — MTNILVKRQLRFSTSVGLISFLLTLGLTNAWQPTQASTPQQLVQATTAQNAPAELKNLLTQVDAAASKGDVKGVLQFYSPNFTHGDGLNRQTLEKSLVSLWQTYPKLQYSTKLLSAKPEGNAIIAETETQIIGSPSANSNNLALDATIKSRQRVVAGKIVRQDILSERTQLTSGSNPPKIDVKLPQQVKVGQKYNFDAIVQEPLGEDFLLGTALEEPIRPEKYLNPTPVDLQLLTSGGVFKEGQAPSIPGSQWVSAVILRGNGITMVTQRLQVVKK; from the coding sequence ATGACTAACATTTTAGTGAAACGTCAACTGAGATTCTCAACCAGCGTCGGGCTGATTTCATTTTTGCTGACCCTTGGTTTGACAAATGCTTGGCAACCCACTCAAGCCAGCACACCGCAGCAATTAGTCCAAGCCACTACAGCCCAAAATGCACCAGCCGAATTGAAAAACCTGTTGACACAAGTTGATGCCGCAGCCAGTAAAGGTGATGTCAAAGGGGTGTTACAATTTTACAGCCCCAATTTCACTCATGGGGATGGGTTAAATCGCCAAACCCTGGAAAAATCTTTAGTTTCACTCTGGCAAACATACCCCAAATTGCAATATAGTACCAAACTGCTGTCTGCAAAACCTGAAGGTAACGCCATCATCGCCGAAACAGAAACCCAGATCATCGGCTCACCTTCAGCTAACAGTAATAATTTGGCTCTTGATGCCACGATTAAATCGCGTCAGCGCGTCGTCGCTGGAAAGATTGTCCGCCAAGACATTTTGTCAGAACGCACGCAACTTACCTCTGGGAGCAACCCGCCAAAAATTGATGTTAAATTGCCACAGCAAGTGAAAGTCGGACAGAAGTATAATTTTGATGCGATCGTTCAAGAACCACTTGGTGAGGATTTTCTACTAGGAACAGCCCTAGAGGAACCCATCCGGCCAGAAAAATATCTCAACCCTACACCCGTGGATTTGCAATTACTCACCTCTGGTGGAGTGTTTAAAGAGGGACAAGCACCATCTATCCCTGGTAGCCAATGGGTTTCTGCTGTTATCCTGCGGGGTAATGGGATAACGATGGTAACTCAGCGGTTGCAAGTGGTGAAGAAGTAG
- the mutL gene encoding DNA mismatch repair endonuclease MutL, whose translation MASTIQALPTEVVYLITAGEVIDSLASVVRELVENSLDAGATRIVVSLWPQQWRIRVADNGCGMNLDDLEQAATAHSTSKIHSSADLWKINSLGFRGEALHSLTTLADLEILSRPVGGKLGWRVVYGDDGKVVQVEATAIAPGTVVTVANLFGNCASRRQGLPILAQQMKAVQATIHQIALCHPRVTWQIWQNDRQWFTISPAATTGQLLPQILLQVRQGDLQEVKLEVPNPVNSELRIQNSELSTPNSSLLTPNSPLPTPHSPVPSPHSALTLVVGLPDRCHRHRPDWVRVAINGRMVKSAELEQTILSAFHKTLPRDRYPICFLHLAISPDQINWNRNPAKTEIYLNEITYWQEQIIQGINQALRISSVNLKETVHTTRVSKLLKAAEAKGGYNFNPNNSNERDNTQHFLKAVAQVSNTYIVAEHPGGMWLVEQHIAHERVLYEQLCENWQLISVEPPIILYQLSPAQVSQLQRIGLDIEPFGEQLWAVRNLPAMLQQREDCAEAILELSLGGDLQTAQVAIACRSAIRNGTPMNLQQMQTLLDDWQRTRNPSTCPHGRPIYLSLEESALARFFRRNWVIGKSHGI comes from the coding sequence ATGGCATCTACTATTCAAGCTCTACCAACAGAAGTTGTATATCTCATTACAGCGGGAGAGGTCATCGACTCTTTAGCCTCTGTGGTGCGGGAATTGGTAGAAAATTCCCTAGACGCAGGTGCAACGCGAATTGTGGTTTCATTATGGCCGCAGCAATGGCGAATTCGCGTCGCAGACAATGGTTGTGGAATGAACTTAGATGATTTGGAACAAGCAGCCACAGCCCATAGCACCAGTAAAATTCATTCTAGTGCCGATTTGTGGAAAATCAATAGCTTGGGTTTTCGTGGCGAGGCTTTGCACAGTTTAACGACTCTGGCAGATTTGGAAATTTTGAGTCGTCCTGTGGGTGGAAAATTAGGATGGCGAGTTGTCTATGGCGATGACGGGAAAGTTGTGCAAGTTGAAGCAACTGCGATCGCACCTGGTACAGTAGTCACAGTTGCCAATCTTTTCGGTAACTGTGCATCTCGTCGTCAGGGATTGCCTATATTAGCACAGCAAATGAAAGCCGTGCAAGCAACAATTCACCAAATCGCCCTCTGCCATCCCCGCGTCACCTGGCAGATTTGGCAAAATGACCGTCAATGGTTCACCATCTCCCCCGCCGCCACAACTGGGCAACTACTACCGCAGATTTTACTCCAAGTCCGACAAGGCGATTTGCAAGAAGTCAAACTCGAAGTACCCAACCCGGTAAATTCAGAACTCAGAATTCAGAATTCAGAACTCAGCACTCCTAACTCCTCACTCCTAACTCCTAACTCCCCACTCCCCACTCCCCACTCCCCAGTCCCCAGCCCCCACTCAGCACTCACTTTAGTGGTAGGATTACCCGATCGCTGTCATCGTCATCGTCCAGATTGGGTACGTGTGGCGATTAACGGACGGATGGTGAAGTCAGCGGAACTAGAGCAAACAATATTATCAGCATTTCACAAAACATTACCACGCGATCGCTATCCAATTTGTTTTCTGCATCTTGCCATTTCCCCAGATCAAATTAACTGGAATCGTAATCCAGCAAAAACAGAAATTTATCTCAATGAAATCACTTATTGGCAAGAGCAAATTATCCAAGGAATTAACCAAGCACTGCGAATTTCTTCTGTCAATCTCAAAGAAACTGTTCACACAACACGAGTTAGTAAATTACTCAAAGCCGCAGAAGCTAAAGGCGGTTACAATTTCAATCCTAATAACTCAAATGAACGAGATAACACTCAGCACTTTTTAAAAGCTGTGGCGCAAGTGAGTAATACTTATATTGTTGCCGAACATCCTGGTGGGATGTGGTTAGTAGAACAGCACATTGCCCATGAGCGAGTTTTGTATGAGCAATTATGCGAGAATTGGCAACTCATTTCCGTCGAACCGCCAATTATTCTTTATCAATTGTCACCAGCACAAGTATCGCAATTACAACGCATCGGTTTAGATATAGAACCCTTTGGCGAACAACTTTGGGCTGTTCGTAACCTACCCGCAATGTTGCAGCAACGTGAAGATTGTGCTGAAGCAATTTTAGAATTGAGTTTGGGAGGTGATTTACAAACAGCCCAAGTAGCTATTGCTTGTCGCAGTGCTATTCGTAATGGTACACCAATGAATCTACAACAAATGCAGACACTTTTAGATGATTGGCAACGCACTCGCAATCCTAGCACCTGTCCCCACGGACGCCCAATTTATTTATCACTGGAAGAGTCAGCTTTAGCTCGATTTTTCCGGCGTAATTGGGTAATTGGCAAAAGTCATGGAATATGA
- a CDS encoding adenosine deaminase — MALYAELHRHLGGSVVPRVLWRYFERHSSELISRFADYSEFEDFYTRPRNTLDEYLELHTLVESVQTAETLPYFIYRLLRGAYIFENLAYLELRYTPYLRTPEHLSQSDRIDKMAEIVRVVGEASRLPEYPIVTSQILCMHTRLPYEVNKAIIDLAAQNKQYVCGVDVAGGDSYYADRLEEWISLYDYARSQGVNTTGHLFETTAGCYPQLLPYLMRIGHGIQIPLLYPELLNDVARRGQCLEVCPTTYLKTGTLQDMHQLKIVFDRCFDAGVDIAICTDNAGLHNVRLPWEYENLLTYDIISFEQLQACQDAAFRHAFAWPYTQRPASLLNGLLKVEPPKVLAMNDTN, encoded by the coding sequence ATGGCTTTATATGCTGAATTACATAGACATCTAGGCGGTTCCGTCGTACCCCGAGTTTTGTGGCGATATTTCGAGCGACATTCTTCGGAGTTGATTTCCCGCTTTGCTGACTATTCAGAATTTGAAGATTTTTACACCCGTCCACGCAACACCCTAGATGAGTATTTAGAATTGCACACCCTGGTAGAAAGTGTGCAAACTGCGGAGACTTTGCCTTACTTTATCTATCGCTTGCTGCGGGGTGCTTATATTTTTGAAAATTTGGCTTATCTAGAACTACGCTACACTCCGTATTTACGGACACCTGAGCATCTGAGTCAATCAGACAGAATTGACAAGATGGCAGAAATTGTGCGAGTAGTAGGAGAAGCTAGCCGCTTGCCAGAATATCCGATTGTTACTAGCCAAATCCTTTGTATGCACACGCGTTTACCTTATGAGGTGAACAAAGCGATTATTGATTTGGCGGCACAAAATAAGCAGTATGTTTGTGGAGTCGATGTAGCGGGGGGTGATAGCTATTATGCCGATCGCCTCGAAGAATGGATTAGTCTATATGATTATGCGCGATCCCAGGGCGTTAACACCACCGGACATCTATTTGAAACTACCGCTGGTTGTTACCCCCAACTGTTACCCTACCTGATGCGAATTGGCCACGGCATCCAAATTCCTTTGTTGTATCCAGAATTACTTAACGATGTAGCTAGACGCGGGCAGTGTTTGGAGGTTTGCCCAACAACTTACTTGAAAACTGGCACTTTACAGGATATGCATCAACTCAAAATAGTTTTTGACCGTTGTTTTGATGCTGGGGTCGATATCGCTATTTGTACTGATAATGCTGGGTTGCATAATGTACGTTTGCCTTGGGAGTATGAAAATCTCTTGACTTATGACATTATTAGTTTTGAACAACTCCAAGCTTGTCAGGATGCAGCTTTTCGTCATGCCTTTGCTTGGCCTTACACCCAACGTCCCGCATCATTGTTAAATGGGTTGCTCAAAGTTGAACCACCTAAAGTTTTGGCAATGAACGATACTAATTAA
- a CDS encoding beta strand repeat-containing protein, producing the protein MANPLSNFSSLDGNNGFAINGNGFDSLGNSVSNGGDVNGDHIDDLIIGAPGTGKSYVVFGSTSGFNASLDLSNLNGSNGFAINGNASDFFAASVSSAGDINHDGIADLIIGAPGAALGAGQSYVLFGSTTGFNASFDLSNLNGSNGFAINGINGRNSDGLSDSSGNSVSNAGDINHDGIDDLIIGASNAASGAGQSYVVFGSTSGFNVSLNLSDLNGSNGFAINGNGTDSSGNSVSSAGDVNHDGIADLIIGAQGTGKSYVVFGSTSGFNPSLDLSGLNGSNGFAINGNASDFFGASVSNAGDINNDRIDDLIIGAYNAASGAGQSYVVFGSTSGFNASLDVSSLNGSNGFAIKGINENDVSGYSVSAAGDVNGDNIADLIIGAPFASSGAGQTYVVFGSSSGFGATLDLSNLNPSKGFAINGINGTDFSAISVSAAGDINGDNIDDLIVGAPGASLGAGQSYVIFGTKAQVNNAPVAVNDTVTTAKNTAFFIQVNTLLANDRDIDGNSLTIAGVSGAINGTAVLKNNHTPNNSADDFILFTPIKGFTGAATFNYTVSDGQLTSTAKVTVEVGDRLFGGNGNDNIKGTPGNDYLDGGNGKDSLNGGNGNDTLLGGNGNDILVGGNGKDILDGGKGDDRLSGGFGNDILTGGNGKDKFVLAATQGTDKITDFCKGTDLIGLSGGLSFRQLSFTGNKIIVTDTDEVLATLTGINTKTLTAANFTIV; encoded by the coding sequence ATGGCTAATCCCTTATCCAACTTTTCGTCTCTAGACGGCAACAACGGCTTTGCCATCAACGGCAATGGCTTTGACTCCTTAGGAAACTCAGTCAGCAATGGCGGGGACGTTAACGGCGACCACATCGACGACCTCATTATTGGCGCACCAGGAACAGGAAAGAGCTACGTAGTGTTTGGCAGCACTAGCGGCTTCAATGCCAGCCTCGACCTCTCGAACCTCAACGGCAGCAACGGCTTTGCTATCAACGGGAATGCCAGCGACTTTTTTGCCGCCTCAGTCAGCAGCGCTGGGGACATTAACCATGATGGCATCGCTGACCTCATTATTGGCGCTCCTGGTGCGGCTTTGGGTGCAGGGCAAAGTTACGTGTTGTTTGGCAGCACTACCGGTTTTAATGCCAGTTTCGACCTCTCGAACCTCAACGGCAGCAACGGCTTTGCCATTAACGGCATCAATGGCCGGAACTCAGATGGCCTCTCAGACTCCTCAGGTAACTCAGTCAGCAATGCCGGAGACATCAACCATGATGGGATCGACGACTTAATTATTGGCGCATCTAATGCGGCTTCTGGTGCAGGGCAGAGCTACGTGGTGTTTGGCAGCACTAGCGGCTTTAATGTCAGCTTGAACCTCTCAGACCTCAACGGCAGCAATGGTTTTGCCATTAACGGCAATGGCACTGACTCCTCAGGCAACTCAGTCAGCAGTGCTGGGGATGTTAACCATGATGGCATCGCCGACCTAATTATTGGCGCACAGGGCACAGGAAAGAGCTATGTAGTGTTTGGCAGTACTAGCGGCTTTAATCCTAGCCTAGATTTATCTGGCCTTAACGGCAGCAACGGCTTTGCCATCAACGGCAATGCCAGCGACTTTTTCGGGGCTTCAGTGAGCAATGCCGGAGACATTAACAACGATCGCATTGACGATCTAATTATCGGTGCATACAATGCTGCTTCGGGTGCAGGACAGAGCTACGTGGTATTTGGCAGCACTAGCGGCTTTAATGCCAGCTTAGATGTATCTAGCCTTAACGGCAGCAACGGCTTTGCAATCAAAGGCATTAATGAAAACGATGTCTCAGGCTACTCAGTCAGCGCTGCTGGGGATGTTAACGGTGACAACATCGCTGACCTAATTATCGGCGCACCTTTTGCTTCATCCGGTGCAGGACAGACCTACGTGGTCTTTGGCAGCAGTAGCGGCTTTGGTGCCACCCTCGACCTCTCCAATCTCAACCCTAGCAAGGGCTTTGCCATCAACGGTATTAATGGTACTGACTTCTCAGCTATTTCAGTCAGTGCTGCTGGGGATATCAACGGCGACAACATCGACGACTTGATTGTTGGCGCACCTGGTGCTTCCTTGGGGGCTGGGCAGAGCTATGTGATTTTTGGTACAAAAGCACAAGTCAATAACGCACCCGTTGCCGTTAATGATACTGTTACCACTGCCAAAAATACTGCCTTTTTTATTCAAGTAAATACCCTGCTGGCTAACGATCGCGACATCGATGGCAACAGCCTCACGATCGCTGGTGTCAGTGGTGCAATCAATGGTACTGCGGTACTCAAAAATAATCACACTCCCAATAATTCGGCAGATGACTTCATCTTATTTACCCCAATTAAGGGGTTTACTGGTGCAGCTACCTTTAACTACACCGTCAGTGATGGTCAACTCACTAGTACCGCTAAAGTAACCGTGGAAGTCGGCGATCGCCTTTTTGGTGGCAACGGCAACGACAATATAAAGGGCACTCCTGGTAATGACTACCTAGATGGTGGCAATGGCAAAGACTCCCTCAATGGGGGCAATGGTAATGATACTCTCTTGGGTGGTAACGGTAATGACATCCTAGTTGGTGGTAATGGCAAAGACATCCTCGATGGTGGCAAAGGTGATGACAGATTATCTGGTGGTTTTGGTAACGATATCCTCACAGGTGGCAATGGCAAAGATAAATTTGTCTTGGCTGCAACACAAGGTACTGATAAGATTACTGACTTCTGCAAAGGTACTGACTTGATTGGATTGTCTGGTGGTCTCAGCTTCCGTCAACTCAGTTTCACTGGCAACAAAATTATCGTCACTGATACTGATGAAGTTTTGGCAACGCTGACTGGGATTAATACCAAAACGTTGACTGCTGCTAATTTCACTATCGTCTAG
- the murG gene encoding undecaprenyldiphospho-muramoylpentapeptide beta-N-acetylglucosaminyltransferase encodes MANAPIKLLIAASGTGGHLFPAIALAEKLPDYQIEWLGVPNRLETELVPKEYPLNTIAVEGFQQGFGISSIRTLARLVGSIFQVRRILKQGNFQGVFTTGGYIAGPAVIAARSLGLPVIFHESNAIPGKVTRFFGPWCSVVALGFEVAAKYLPRAHNVCVGTPVRAQFLDGAMNAPLDLAIPDGVPLIVVFGGSQGAVAINKLVREGANAWFDAGAYVVHLTGDRDTEADSLKHPQYIALPFYNNMAALLQRASIAISRSGAGSLTELAVCGVPAILIPYPFAAEDHQSYNAEVFTKAGAALTLKQSQLTAQELQSNVLNLLHSPQELANMGEKAKAIAVPDSAEKLAQLVREVIET; translated from the coding sequence ATGGCAAACGCACCGATAAAATTATTAATAGCCGCCAGTGGGACTGGTGGACATTTGTTTCCAGCGATCGCACTGGCCGAAAAACTGCCAGATTATCAAATAGAATGGCTGGGAGTACCCAATCGGCTAGAAACTGAACTTGTCCCTAAAGAGTATCCTTTGAATACTATTGCAGTTGAAGGGTTTCAGCAAGGGTTTGGTATTTCTTCAATTCGCACTTTAGCTAGACTCGTGGGTTCGATTTTCCAAGTCAGGCGAATTCTCAAACAGGGAAATTTTCAAGGAGTGTTTACCACAGGGGGTTATATTGCTGGTCCTGCGGTAATTGCGGCGCGTTCCCTTGGTTTACCTGTGATTTTCCACGAATCTAACGCAATACCCGGTAAAGTAACTCGGTTTTTTGGTCCTTGGTGTAGTGTGGTAGCCTTGGGATTTGAAGTAGCTGCTAAGTATTTACCCCGTGCCCATAATGTCTGCGTTGGCACTCCTGTCAGAGCGCAATTCCTCGATGGTGCCATGAATGCACCCTTGGATTTAGCTATTCCCGATGGCGTTCCTTTAATTGTCGTCTTTGGTGGTAGCCAAGGTGCAGTTGCGATTAATAAGTTGGTGCGCGAAGGAGCAAATGCTTGGTTTGATGCTGGTGCTTATGTAGTACATTTAACTGGCGATCGCGACACGGAAGCGGATAGTCTCAAACATCCACAGTACATAGCTTTACCTTTTTACAACAATATGGCGGCATTGTTGCAACGAGCTTCCATTGCCATCAGTCGTTCTGGCGCGGGTAGCTTGACAGAATTGGCAGTGTGTGGTGTACCAGCGATTTTGATTCCTTATCCCTTTGCCGCAGAAGACCATCAATCCTACAATGCAGAGGTATTCACCAAAGCTGGTGCGGCGTTAACCCTCAAGCAATCACAGTTAACAGCACAAGAATTGCAAAGTAATGTGTTGAATTTATTGCACTCACCCCAAGAGTTAGCCAATATGGGGGAAAAAGCAAAGGCGATCGCAGTTCCCGATAGTGCTGAAAAGTTGGCACAATTAGTGCGTGAGGTGATAGAAACATAG